A single window of Onychomys torridus chromosome 8, mOncTor1.1, whole genome shotgun sequence DNA harbors:
- the Rnd2 gene encoding rho-related GTP-binding protein RhoN → MEGQSGRCKIVVVGDAECGKTALLQVFAKDAYPGSYVPTVFENYSASFEIDKRRIELNMWDTSGSSYYDNVRPLAYPDSDAVLICFDISRPETLDSVLKKWQGETQEFCPNAKVVLVGCKLDMRTDLATLRELSKQRLIPVTHEQGTVLAKQVGAVSYVECSSRSSERSVRDVFHVATVASLGRGHRQLRRTDSRRGLQRSTQLSGRPDQGSEGEIHKDRAKSCNLM, encoded by the exons ATGGAGGGGCAGAGCGGCCGCTGCAAGATCGTAGTGGTCGGGGACGCGGAGTGCGGCAAGACAGCGCTGCTGCAGGTGTTCGCCAAGGACGCCTACCCCGGG AGTTATGTCCCTACCGTGTTCGAGAACTACAGTGCAAGCTTCGAGATCGACAAGCGCCGCATTGAGCTCAACATGTGGGATACTTCAG gTTCTTCTTACTATGATAATGTCCGGCCTCTGGCCTACCCAGACTCTGATGCTGTGCTTATCTGCTTTGACATTAGCCGGCCAGAAACCCTGGACAGTGTTCTCAAGAAG TGGCAAGGAGAGACTCAGGAATTTTGCCCCAATGCCAAGGTGGTGCTGGTTGGCTGTAAACTGGACATGAGGACTGACCTGGCCACACTGAGGGAGCTATCCAAGCAGAGACTTATCCCTGTTACACATGAGCAG GGCACCGTGCTGGCCAAGCAGGTGGGGGCTGTGTCCTACGTTGAGTGCTCCTCCCGATCTTCAGAGCGCAGCGTCAGGGATGTCTTCCATGTGGCCACAGTGGCCTCCCTTGGCCGTGGCCACAGGCAGCTGCGCCGTACTGACTCTCGCCGGGGACTACAGAGATCCACTCAGCTGTCGGGAAGGCCAGACCAGGGCAGTGAGGGCGAGATACATAAGGATCGAGCCAAGAGCTGCAACCTTATGTGA
- the Vat1 gene encoding synaptic vesicle membrane protein VAT-1 homolog, whose translation MSAEREAAEAATAAAAAEAGAGAGTGAGAGEDASSQPPTVEVASDPQPPPAPEASASDSAPPLRCLVLTGFGGYDKVKLQSRPAAPPAPGPGQLTLRVRACGLNFADLMARQGLYDRLPPLPVTPGMEGAGVVVAVGEGVGDRKAGDRVMVLNRSGMWQEEVTVPSAQTFLMPEAMTFEEAAALLVNYITAYMVLFDFGNLRPGHSVLVHMAAGGVGMAALQLCRTVENVTVFGTASASKHEVLKENGVTHAIDYHTTDYVDEIKKISPKGVDIVMDPLGGSDTARAYHLLKPMGKVVTYGMANVLTGPKRNLMAMARTWWNQFSVTALQLLQANRAVCGFHLGYLEGEVELISRVVTHLLALYNQGRIKPRIDSVWPFEKVADAMKQMQEKKNVGKVLLVPGPEKET comes from the exons ATGTCTGCCGAGAGGGAGGCAGCCGAGGCGGCcactgcggcggcggcggccgaggccggggccggggccgggacCGGGGCGGGGGCCGGGGAGGATGCGTCTTCGCAGCCCCCGACAGTGGAGGTGGCGAGCGACCCGCAGCCGCCCCCGGCCCCCGAGGCGTCGGCCTCCGACTCGGCCCCGCCGCTGCGCTGCTTGGTACTCACCGGTTTCGGTGGCTACGACAAGGTGAAGCTGCAGAGCCGGCCGGCCGCGCCCCCGGCCCCGGGTCCCGGTCAGCTGACGCTGCGCGTTCGAGCCTGCGGGCTCAACTTCGCCGACCTCATGGCCCGCCAGGGGCTGTACGACCGGCTGCCTCCGCTGCCGGTCACCCCCGGCATGGAGGGCGCGGGGGTAGTGGTGGCCGTGGGCGAGGGTGTCGGCGACCGTAAG GCAGGGGACCGGGTGATGGTGTTGAATCGGTCAGGGATGTGGCAGGAGGAGGTCACCGTGCCATCAGCCCAGACTTTCCTGATGCCTGAGGCCATGACCTTTGAGGAAGCGGCTGCTTTGTTGGTCAATTATATCACCGCCTACATGGTTCTCTTTGATTTCGGCAACCTAAGGCCTGGCCACAGCGTCTTGGTACACATGGCTGCAG GTGGTGTGGGCATGGCCGCCCTACAGTTGTGCCGCACCGTGGAGAACGTGACAGTGTTCGGAACAGCCTCAGCCAGCAAGCATGAGGTGCTGAAGGAGAATGGGGTCACACACGCCATTGACTACCACACAACTGACTATGTGGATGAAATCAAGAAGATCTCCCCcaaag GAGTAGACATCGTCATGGACCCCCTGGGTGGCTCAGACACTGCCAGGGCCTACCACCTCCTCAAACCTATGGGCAAAGTTGTCACTTACG GAATGGCCAACGTACTGACTGGCCCCAAGCGGAACCTGATGGCCATGGCCCGCACTTGGTGGAACCAGTTCAGCGTGACagctctgcagctgctgcagGCCAACCGAGCTGTGTGTGGTTTCCACCTGGGCTACCTGGAGGGTGAGGTGGAACTGATAAGTAGGGTGGTTACCCACCTCCTGGCTCTGTACAATCAGGGCCGCATCAAACCCCGAATTGACTCCGTCTGGCCCTTTGAGAAG GTGGCTGATGCCATGAAGCAGAtgcaggagaagaaaaatgtGGGCAAGGTCCTCCTGGTTCCCGGACCTGAGAAGGAGACCTAG
- the Ifi35 gene encoding interferon-induced 35 kDa protein, with protein MSVTLHDVLYSLQEEQSRLKMKLQKLKRELMDSPRDKIPFPVPEVPLAFQGRTQQGSQVPKFLVSNLKICCPLPGGSALVTFDDPKVADQLLQQKEHKIDVEDCRLRVQIQPLELPVVTNIQVSSQPDNHRVLVSGFPAGLKLSEEELLDKLEIFFGKAKNGGGDVETREMLQGTVMLGFADEEVAQHLCQIGQFQVPLGRQQVPLRVSPYVSGKIQKAEIKYQPALHSVLVTNIPDVLDAQELHDILEIHFQKPTRGGGEVEALAVVPSGQQCLAVFTSTAS; from the exons GTCCTCTACAGTCTTCAGGAGGAGCAATCCAGGCTCAAGATGAAGCTGCAGAAGCTGAAaagggagctcatggactctccCAGAGACAAG ATCCCATTCCCGGTGCCCGAGGTCCCCCTGGCATTCCAAGGCCGCACTCAGCAGGGCAGTCAAGTGCCCAAGTTTCTGGTTTCTAACTTGaagatctgctgccctctgccTGGAGGTTCTGCTCTGGTCACCTTTGATGACCCCAAAG tgGCTGATCAGTTGCTACAACAAAAGGAACATAAAATTGACGTAGAGGACTGCCGGCTGCGGGTGCAGATCCAGCCCTTGGAGCTACCTGTGGTGACCAACATCCAG GTGTCCAGCCAGCCGGATAACCACAGGGTGCTAGTCAGTGGCTTTCCTGCTGGACTTAAGCTGAGTGAGGAGGAGCTGCTAGACAAGTTGGAGATCTTCTTTGGCAAGGCCAAGAATGGAGGCGGGGATGTGGAGACCCGGGAGATGCTGCAGGGGACTGTCATGCTAGGTTTTGCTGATGAAGAAG TGGCCCAGCACCTATGCCAGATTGGCCAGTTCCAAGTGCCACTGGGCCGACAGCAGGTCCCCCTGAGAGTCTCTCCCTATGTGAGTGGGAAGATCCAGAAAGCAGAG ATCAAATACCAGCCAGCGCTTCACTCAGTGCTGGTGACGAATATTCCTGATGTCCTGGATGCCCAAGAACTGCATGACATCCTGGAGATCCACTTCCAGAAGCCCACCCGTGGGGGCGGGGAGGTGGAGGCCCTGGCAGTTGTGCCCTCAGGGCAGCAGTGCCTGGCTGTCTTCACTTCCACAGCAAGCTAG